In Paenibacillus larvae subsp. larvae, the following proteins share a genomic window:
- the mfd gene encoding transcription-repair coupling factor, whose translation MQALIKAFSTDTDFQSIVSGIRSDMKEQLVAGLTGSSRQVMIASLMQELQRPLLVITHNMFSAQKITEDLVECLPENQVLLYPAQELLAAEVAVASPETLAQRIDVLTRLAAGFRGVLVTPYAGLRRLLPPKEMFAAAAMEVKLGDVLDINAFLTRLTELGYERVDRVESKGEISVRGGIIDVYPLTAEAALRIELFDDEVDSIRTFDVESQRSIDKQSAIMIPPCREIVADSKRFQRVSQQAYELLQAQLEKMSDRTAKDKLLENIGYEIEQLREEQTFNGMFKYISLFYPESHTLFDYMPQDGILLLDEPARLIETAKQLEREEADWFTHSLQEGRALPDLSLSKTYESLLHRPAFPVLYLSLFLRQVPQTQPQNIVNFMCRVMQNFHGQMNVLKSEMERWKKTGARVVLLANGEERMERVRHVLEDYHIPEPEILNGNLQTGFEMPSIRLVVITEGEMFTQKQRKVRKADKKIENAERIKSYQELKVGDYVVHVNHGIGKYVGIGTLEINGIHKDYLHILYAGGDKLSVPIDQIDLIQKYVGSEEKEPKIYKLGGAEWARVKNKVRSSVKDIADDLIKLYAERQSTLGYAFSKDSTYQHEFEAMFPYDETHDQLRAIEEIKKDMEKPLPMDRLLCGDVGYGKTEVAIRAAFKAAIDGKQVAVLVPTTILAQQHYETFRERFADFPFNIQVMSRFRSKKEQNETIKSIKAGTVDIVIGTHRLLSQDVKFKELGLLIVDEEQRFGVSHKEKLKRLKTNVDVLTLTATPIPRTLHMSMLGVRDLSVIETPPENRFPVQTYVLEHTPTLVREAIERELAREGQVYYLFNRVQGITQIADQISMLVPDARVSVAHGQMSEQELEKTILDFLDGEYDVLVSTSIIETGVDIPNVNTLIVHDADKMGLSQLYQLRGRVGRSNRIAYAYFTYQRDKVLTEVAEKRLQSIKEFTELGSGFKIAMRDLAIRGAGNLLGAEQHGFIASVGFDLYSQMLSEEINKRKQEMEGEETQPVAEWNTQIDLHVDAYLPSDFIYDSMQKIEIYKKVANVRTLDEVEDLHEELVDRFGDLPPAVVNLLAVARFKIYGAAYKIESISQKGEDFSIKVSPDQNGQLDGQRLFELSTQFDGRIKLVAGPQIHIMVRCKGMGNEESIALVEKFLVQYKEALKTKGELQNATK comes from the coding sequence TCAGGTGCTGTTGTATCCGGCTCAGGAATTGCTCGCCGCCGAAGTGGCCGTGGCCAGTCCTGAAACGCTGGCTCAGCGCATTGATGTTCTGACCCGGCTTGCCGCAGGATTCCGGGGTGTTCTCGTGACACCATATGCCGGCCTGAGAAGGCTTCTGCCTCCTAAAGAAATGTTTGCAGCAGCCGCCATGGAAGTCAAACTGGGGGATGTCCTGGACATAAACGCTTTCCTGACCCGGCTCACGGAGCTTGGTTATGAACGTGTGGATCGTGTGGAGTCCAAGGGAGAGATAAGTGTCCGGGGTGGTATCATAGATGTGTATCCCCTGACTGCAGAAGCAGCCCTGCGAATCGAGCTGTTTGATGATGAGGTAGATTCTATCCGGACGTTTGATGTAGAGAGTCAGCGCTCTATAGATAAACAATCAGCTATTATGATTCCGCCGTGCAGGGAAATTGTGGCCGATAGTAAGCGGTTTCAGCGCGTCTCTCAGCAAGCTTATGAACTTTTGCAGGCACAGCTCGAAAAAATGAGTGACAGGACGGCTAAGGATAAACTGCTTGAGAATATAGGGTACGAAATTGAACAACTCCGGGAAGAGCAGACGTTTAACGGAATGTTTAAATATATTTCATTATTCTATCCGGAATCCCATACATTGTTTGATTATATGCCGCAAGACGGGATACTTCTTCTGGATGAACCGGCGCGTTTGATTGAAACAGCCAAACAATTGGAACGGGAGGAAGCGGACTGGTTTACCCACTCTCTTCAGGAGGGACGGGCGCTTCCTGATTTGTCGTTGTCTAAGACATATGAAAGCCTGCTGCACCGCCCTGCTTTTCCTGTGCTGTACCTTTCCTTATTTTTACGCCAGGTTCCGCAAACCCAGCCGCAGAACATCGTTAATTTTATGTGCAGGGTGATGCAAAACTTCCACGGCCAAATGAATGTCCTCAAATCGGAAATGGAACGATGGAAGAAGACGGGGGCCAGAGTGGTTTTACTGGCTAACGGGGAAGAGAGAATGGAAAGAGTCCGCCATGTACTCGAGGACTACCACATTCCGGAACCGGAAATTTTGAACGGTAACCTGCAAACCGGATTCGAGATGCCTTCCATTCGTCTTGTGGTCATAACTGAAGGCGAGATGTTTACGCAGAAACAGAGAAAAGTCCGGAAGGCAGATAAAAAGATAGAGAATGCGGAAAGGATTAAAAGTTACCAGGAGCTTAAAGTCGGTGATTATGTCGTTCATGTGAACCATGGAATCGGAAAATATGTAGGGATCGGTACCCTTGAAATCAATGGGATACACAAAGACTACCTTCATATTTTATATGCCGGCGGGGATAAGCTTTCCGTACCGATCGACCAGATCGATCTAATCCAAAAATATGTGGGTTCGGAAGAAAAAGAGCCGAAGATCTATAAGCTTGGCGGAGCAGAGTGGGCCCGTGTTAAAAATAAAGTTCGTTCTTCCGTTAAGGATATTGCCGATGATTTGATAAAACTGTATGCGGAAAGGCAGTCTACACTTGGTTATGCTTTTAGCAAGGACAGCACATATCAGCATGAATTTGAAGCAATGTTCCCTTACGATGAGACCCATGATCAGCTGAGGGCCATTGAAGAAATTAAGAAGGACATGGAAAAACCGCTGCCAATGGACCGTCTTCTATGTGGCGATGTGGGTTACGGTAAAACGGAGGTGGCTATCCGTGCGGCCTTTAAAGCGGCTATAGACGGTAAACAAGTGGCTGTCCTGGTACCCACAACCATTCTGGCCCAGCAGCATTATGAAACCTTCCGGGAAAGGTTTGCCGACTTCCCGTTTAACATTCAGGTCATGAGCCGTTTCCGTTCCAAGAAAGAACAAAATGAGACAATAAAAAGTATTAAAGCAGGAACGGTAGATATCGTGATTGGTACGCACCGCCTGCTTTCCCAGGATGTAAAATTTAAAGAGCTGGGACTTCTGATTGTGGATGAGGAGCAGCGTTTTGGCGTGTCCCATAAGGAAAAGCTCAAAAGGCTTAAAACAAATGTGGACGTGCTTACCTTGACAGCTACTCCGATCCCAAGGACGCTTCATATGTCCATGCTTGGAGTACGCGATCTTTCCGTTATAGAAACGCCGCCGGAAAACCGTTTTCCGGTTCAAACCTATGTGCTTGAGCACACACCTACTCTGGTAAGGGAAGCTATTGAACGTGAACTGGCGCGTGAGGGCCAAGTCTATTACCTTTTTAACCGTGTGCAGGGGATAACCCAGATAGCAGATCAGATTTCGATGCTGGTTCCGGATGCCCGGGTCTCTGTGGCACACGGGCAAATGAGTGAACAGGAACTGGAGAAAACCATCCTGGACTTCCTGGATGGGGAATATGATGTGCTTGTCAGCACAAGTATTATTGAAACCGGTGTTGATATTCCGAATGTGAACACATTAATTGTCCACGATGCCGATAAAATGGGCTTGTCCCAGCTTTACCAGCTGAGGGGCCGGGTGGGCCGTTCCAACCGGATTGCGTATGCTTATTTTACGTATCAAAGGGATAAGGTACTGACGGAAGTTGCGGAGAAAAGGCTGCAATCGATAAAAGAGTTTACAGAACTTGGATCAGGGTTTAAAATTGCCATGAGAGACTTGGCCATCCGCGGTGCCGGCAATTTGCTTGGTGCCGAGCAGCATGGGTTTATAGCTTCTGTAGGATTTGATCTTTACTCGCAAATGCTCTCTGAAGAGATTAATAAACGCAAGCAGGAAATGGAAGGAGAAGAAACCCAACCTGTTGCGGAATGGAATACTCAGATTGATCTGCATGTAGATGCCTATCTGCCTTCGGATTTCATTTATGACAGTATGCAAAAGATCGAAATTTACAAAAAAGTCGCTAATGTTCGTACATTAGATGAAGTGGAAGACCTCCATGAAGAACTGGTGGACCGGTTTGGTGATTTGCCTCCTGCGGTAGTAAACCTATTGGCTGTAGCCCGTTTCAAAATCTACGGGGCCGCCTATAAGATTGAAAGCATCAGCCAAAAAGGGGAAGACTTCTCAATTAAAGTATCACCGGACCAAAATGGACAACTGGACGGACAAAGGCTTTTTGAGCTATCCACGCAATTTGACGGGCGGATCAAGCTTGTAGCCGGACCGCAGATTCATATTATGGTTCGCTGTAAAGGAATGGGAAATGAGGAGTCGATCGCATTGGTAGAGAAGTTTCTGGTACAATACAAAGAGGCTTTGAAAACGAAGGGAGAATTGCAAAATGCAACAAAATAA
- a CDS encoding putative polysaccharide biosynthesis protein encodes MRRLPGAKIEMRGTKVKEQKNTGRVSWLRGAAVLGIAAVMSKLLGTMQKIPLQNLAGDGVFGIYNAVYPLYILILFLATAGFPATVSKFVSEKAALGDHYGALRVAKVSGILLMVTGLFFFGILYTCAADIAALIGVPAASNAIRSISFALLLVPSLSVMRGYFQGYQNMVPTAVSQVIEQVVRVITLVALLLYFLHAGFSDEWIAAGATFGSVTGAVGGLVAVCWFWRGQKKIFSTEWNRKGNLESNRESIWKLIKQITAYAIPICLGAIVMPILNLVDTFTIPRVLQLEGASISEAVRVFGLYNRGLPLVQAVVMIASAMTAVLVPAIAEARVRGRVDQVQSRTEFSVRLTWIIGLAASVGLAALSVPINIMLFRNSEASLTMAILAFTAVFSMMNVVTSSLLQGAGALYAPALHLLAATLIKVAGNLWLMLRYGINGAAAAAVLAYAAAAGLNIVQLKRCTGAAFALRDFAARPIAAVAAMTASLPLWVYGSIALCTLLPMKERVIYTVAALVGVLGGTAVYALALFRFRVLTRSDLHSVPALEKKLAPILAKLNLLPEERRP; translated from the coding sequence ATGCGCAGATTGCCGGGAGCGAAAATAGAGATGAGGGGAACAAAGGTGAAAGAGCAGAAGAATACAGGACGGGTCTCTTGGCTTCGTGGAGCCGCCGTATTGGGAATTGCGGCTGTTATGTCCAAGCTGCTCGGAACCATGCAGAAAATACCTCTGCAAAACCTGGCCGGGGATGGCGTATTCGGGATTTACAACGCTGTATATCCGCTATATATCCTAATCCTATTTTTGGCTACTGCCGGATTTCCGGCTACAGTGTCTAAATTTGTATCGGAAAAGGCGGCGTTGGGAGATCACTACGGTGCTCTTCGCGTTGCCAAAGTATCCGGTATCCTTTTGATGGTGACAGGCCTATTTTTTTTCGGAATTTTGTATACATGTGCAGCCGATATAGCAGCCCTGATCGGGGTTCCCGCTGCATCCAATGCCATCCGGAGCATATCGTTCGCTCTGCTTTTGGTTCCCTCCTTATCCGTGATGAGAGGATATTTCCAAGGTTATCAGAATATGGTTCCCACGGCCGTATCGCAGGTTATTGAGCAGGTGGTCAGGGTCATTACCCTGGTAGCCCTGCTCCTGTATTTTTTGCATGCCGGTTTTTCTGATGAGTGGATCGCGGCGGGGGCCACATTCGGTTCCGTAACGGGAGCGGTCGGGGGTCTTGTTGCGGTTTGCTGGTTCTGGAGAGGACAAAAGAAGATATTTTCCACAGAATGGAACAGGAAGGGAAACTTAGAATCGAACCGGGAAAGCATCTGGAAGCTGATAAAACAAATTACGGCTTATGCGATACCGATCTGCCTCGGGGCTATTGTGATGCCGATTCTGAATCTGGTCGATACTTTTACCATACCGAGGGTTTTACAACTGGAAGGAGCGAGCATATCCGAAGCGGTACGCGTTTTTGGCCTCTACAATCGCGGCTTGCCTCTTGTGCAGGCCGTCGTGATGATTGCTTCCGCCATGACAGCCGTGCTGGTACCTGCCATTGCGGAAGCGCGGGTACGGGGCCGCGTGGACCAGGTCCAAAGCCGGACCGAATTCAGTGTCCGGTTGACCTGGATCATCGGACTCGCGGCCTCAGTCGGCCTTGCTGCATTGTCCGTCCCGATCAACATCATGCTATTCCGCAATAGTGAAGCCTCGCTGACCATGGCAATTCTGGCGTTCACTGCGGTATTCAGCATGATGAATGTCGTGACGAGCAGCCTGCTGCAGGGAGCCGGAGCCTTATACGCTCCGGCCTTACACCTGCTTGCCGCCACCTTGATCAAGGTGGCCGGCAACCTGTGGCTGATGCTGAGATACGGCATCAACGGAGCCGCTGCCGCCGCAGTGCTGGCGTATGCCGCCGCCGCGGGGCTAAACATCGTGCAGCTGAAACGCTGCACGGGTGCGGCCTTCGCGCTGCGCGATTTCGCGGCGCGGCCCATAGCGGCAGTGGCGGCTATGACGGCCTCGCTGCCGCTTTGGGTGTACGGCAGCATAGCGCTATGCACGCTGCTGCCGATGAAAGAGCGCGTCATTTATACGGTTGCCGCGCTTGTGGGGGTGCTGGGCGGGACGGCCGTCTACGCCCTGGCATTATTCCGCTTCCGGGTACTCACCCGAAGCGATTTGCACAGCGTACCGGCCCTTGAGAAGAAGCTCGCGCCGATCCTGGCAAAACTGAACTTGCTTCCGGAAGAGCGGAGGCCATAA
- a CDS encoding FtsB family cell division protein, with translation MTKTTKRNNPGTRRRMRLIMIVFAAFLLWAGVTLWGQYGMMKEKEAANKQLDQQLEQVKKQNENLQKEITRLGDDEYIEQKIRQELNYTKEGETLFSTNK, from the coding sequence ATGACAAAAACCACGAAGCGTAATAATCCGGGAACCCGCCGTAGAATGCGTCTTATTATGATTGTTTTTGCAGCGTTTTTGCTTTGGGCCGGTGTGACCTTGTGGGGACAGTACGGCATGATGAAGGAAAAGGAAGCTGCCAATAAACAATTGGATCAGCAGCTGGAACAGGTAAAGAAGCAAAATGAGAACCTGCAGAAGGAAATCACCCGTTTGGGTGACGATGAGTATATAGAACAAAAAATTCGTCAAGAACTGAATTATACTAAAGAAGGAGAAACTTTATTCTCGACGAATAAATAA
- a CDS encoding S1 domain-containing RNA-binding protein, giving the protein MAIEVGSKLEGKVTGITHFGAFVELEEGVTGLVHISEIADNYVKDVNEHLKIDDKVLVKVINVDKDGKIGLSIKQTKEKPPEAASPVRQGGRFDSRSGSDRGGYGRGDRGGRGGFKSGPSKMSFEDKMSRFLKDSEERISSLKKNTESKRGGRGGRRDF; this is encoded by the coding sequence ATGGCAATTGAAGTGGGCAGCAAGTTAGAAGGAAAAGTGACAGGCATTACTCACTTTGGGGCTTTCGTTGAGCTGGAAGAGGGAGTCACTGGTCTTGTTCACATTTCGGAGATCGCAGATAATTATGTGAAAGATGTTAATGAGCATCTCAAAATTGATGACAAAGTTCTTGTGAAAGTCATCAACGTGGACAAGGACGGGAAGATTGGCTTATCGATCAAGCAGACGAAAGAAAAGCCTCCTGAAGCAGCTAGCCCGGTACGGCAAGGTGGAAGGTTCGACTCCCGATCTGGTTCTGACCGTGGCGGGTATGGACGAGGGGATCGCGGCGGCCGGGGTGGATTCAAATCTGGCCCAAGTAAGATGTCTTTCGAAGACAAGATGAGTCGTTTCCTCAAGGATAGCGAAGAACGTATTTCCTCGCTGAAGAAAAATACCGAGTCCAAACGCGGCGGTAGAGGCGGAAGAAGAGATTTCTAA
- the mazG gene encoding nucleoside triphosphate pyrophosphohydrolase — translation MKENITVVGLGTGDEQQLTLGIWRKLQNAEALYLRTGQHPVVRLLQDEKIRFETFDALYEEKQQFGEVYEAIAEHLIEKAKKASGEIVYAVPGHPMVAEYTVQLLRERCASESIGLEVLGGESFLDQAFLRFGFDPIDGFQLLDGTALNSHSLQTNLHQLIGQVYDTYTASDVKLTLMDVYPDEYEVVVGHALGVKGEEQIHRIPLYELDRLEGYGNLSLVYVPLNQDERLRNRCFARLHEIVQILRSPEGCPWDREQTHASIRKNLIEETYEVLETIDDDDPDAMCEELGDLLLQVMLHAQMEEETGAFTVYDIIAGLNEKLVRRHPHVFGENRANNSEEALQNWQQMKDEEKRKKGIDPKQLSVLSGVPRDLPALMKAFKLQKKASKVGFDWDRPEEVIRKVEEELEEVRETLELGQDKRTEEVGDLLFAVANLARLLKVDPEEALTAANRKFTARFSYIEEQLRLNGREIEQTGLSEMEELSQQAKKVLTNHLHEKDFPKS, via the coding sequence GTGAAAGAAAATATAACCGTCGTAGGTCTCGGGACTGGAGATGAACAGCAGCTCACCTTGGGCATCTGGAGAAAGCTGCAGAACGCAGAAGCGCTATACCTGCGTACCGGACAACATCCGGTAGTTCGCCTGCTGCAGGATGAGAAAATTCGCTTTGAAACGTTTGATGCGCTATACGAAGAGAAGCAGCAATTCGGAGAAGTTTATGAGGCAATAGCAGAGCATCTGATAGAGAAGGCAAAAAAGGCTTCGGGAGAGATTGTATATGCCGTACCGGGACACCCGATGGTGGCTGAATATACGGTCCAACTGCTCAGGGAGCGTTGTGCCTCCGAAAGTATCGGGCTGGAAGTGCTGGGCGGAGAAAGTTTCCTGGATCAGGCTTTTCTGCGCTTCGGCTTTGACCCCATTGACGGATTTCAGCTTCTGGACGGGACGGCTCTCAACAGTCATTCCTTACAGACGAACTTGCATCAGCTTATAGGACAAGTATACGATACTTATACCGCTTCGGATGTTAAACTGACTTTGATGGATGTATATCCGGATGAATACGAAGTGGTCGTAGGCCATGCCTTGGGGGTAAAAGGGGAGGAACAAATTCACCGCATTCCTCTTTACGAACTGGACCGGTTAGAAGGATACGGGAATTTATCACTGGTCTACGTCCCCCTCAATCAGGATGAGAGATTGCGAAACCGCTGTTTTGCCCGTTTGCATGAAATTGTTCAAATCTTGCGCAGTCCGGAAGGATGTCCTTGGGACCGGGAGCAGACACACGCCAGTATCCGCAAGAATCTGATCGAAGAAACATATGAAGTCCTGGAAACAATCGATGATGATGATCCGGATGCGATGTGTGAAGAGCTTGGGGATCTTTTGCTGCAGGTGATGCTTCATGCGCAGATGGAGGAAGAAACCGGAGCCTTTACCGTGTACGATATTATTGCCGGTCTTAACGAGAAACTAGTCCGCAGACATCCTCATGTTTTCGGGGAGAACCGCGCCAATAATTCCGAAGAGGCTTTGCAAAACTGGCAGCAGATGAAGGATGAAGAAAAACGGAAAAAAGGTATTGATCCGAAACAGCTGTCCGTACTTTCCGGTGTTCCCCGTGATTTACCGGCCCTTATGAAAGCTTTCAAGCTGCAAAAAAAAGCATCCAAAGTCGGATTCGACTGGGACAGGCCGGAAGAGGTTATCAGGAAAGTAGAGGAAGAACTGGAGGAAGTACGGGAAACTCTGGAACTGGGGCAGGATAAGCGGACTGAAGAAGTAGGAGATCTTTTATTTGCTGTGGCCAATCTTGCACGTCTCTTGAAAGTGGATCCGGAAGAAGCTCTAACAGCCGCAAACCGCAAATTTACAGCACGTTTTTCTTACATAGAAGAACAACTGCGTTTAAACGGCCGTGAAATTGAGCAGACTGGGTTATCAGAGATGGAAGAATTATCGCAGCAGGCAAAAAAAGTTCTTACAAATCACCTTCACGAGAAGGATTTTCCTAAATCATAA
- a CDS encoding peptidylprolyl isomerase: MQQNKPRILNKWILALITVILTVSVLSGCGKDKGDKEVVATYKENGKVTRGELNKLIGMNNIFNPAYKQFAEDPAYQQSMLKQIIMFKEAEAKADDAAKKEADKKVQDQMKQMKQILDQQEGGADKVLKDEKMELKDIENILKQNFYASKEFEKQVTEDETKKAYDENLAQEPNAYEVEDVSHILIGLKDQEGKDLRNKDEAKTRALEVKGKLEKGEDFAALAKEYSDDPGSKDKGGKYEKVDYSQMMQFVEPFKQAAWSLEENKISDPVETDYGYHIMKVENRKKQTYDEVKDQIRSQLSQKKMRDYIEQEVPKLIETNNLPKPSEQPSPTPAPSGSPAPSAEPTATPAP; encoded by the coding sequence ATGCAACAAAATAAACCACGCATTCTGAATAAATGGATACTTGCCCTGATCACTGTAATCCTCACCGTTTCCGTTTTAAGCGGTTGTGGAAAAGACAAGGGTGACAAGGAAGTTGTTGCCACTTACAAAGAAAATGGCAAAGTAACCAGAGGCGAATTGAATAAGCTGATCGGGATGAATAATATTTTCAACCCGGCTTATAAGCAGTTTGCAGAAGATCCGGCTTACCAGCAAAGCATGCTGAAACAAATCATCATGTTTAAAGAAGCGGAAGCGAAGGCGGATGATGCTGCCAAGAAGGAAGCCGATAAAAAAGTCCAGGACCAAATGAAACAGATGAAACAAATACTGGACCAGCAAGAAGGTGGCGCGGATAAAGTGCTGAAGGATGAGAAAATGGAGCTTAAAGACATCGAGAACATCCTGAAGCAAAACTTCTATGCCTCTAAGGAATTTGAAAAACAAGTAACGGAAGATGAAACAAAAAAAGCGTATGACGAGAATCTGGCTCAAGAACCGAATGCTTATGAAGTGGAAGATGTAAGCCACATTCTTATTGGACTTAAAGACCAGGAAGGTAAGGATCTGCGCAATAAAGATGAAGCCAAAACGCGTGCTCTGGAAGTGAAAGGGAAACTGGAGAAAGGAGAAGATTTTGCGGCCTTAGCTAAAGAGTACTCCGATGATCCCGGTTCTAAGGATAAAGGCGGAAAGTATGAAAAAGTAGATTACTCTCAAATGATGCAATTCGTAGAACCTTTTAAGCAGGCCGCATGGTCACTGGAGGAAAATAAGATCAGTGATCCGGTGGAAACCGATTACGGTTACCATATCATGAAAGTGGAAAACCGTAAAAAACAAACGTATGACGAAGTTAAGGATCAGATCAGGTCCCAGCTTTCCCAGAAGAAAATGAGAGATTACATTGAGCAGGAAGTTCCAAAACTTATCGAGACGAACAACTTGCCAAAACCGAGCGAACAGCCTTCTCCGACTCCGGCACCAAGCGGATCACCGGCACCTAGTGCTGAGCCTACAGCCACTCCGGCTCCTTAA
- a CDS encoding HU family DNA-binding protein has translation MNKVDLINNIATKSGLTKKDVETVLNGFLGEVTEALSSGDKVQLIGFGTFETRVRSERTGRNPQTGKTITIPESKVPAFKAGNKLKEAVK, from the coding sequence ATGAATAAAGTAGACCTGATTAACAACATTGCAACGAAAAGCGGACTAACAAAAAAAGATGTAGAAACTGTATTGAACGGATTCCTTGGCGAAGTTACTGAGGCTCTTTCCTCTGGAGATAAAGTGCAACTGATCGGTTTCGGCACTTTTGAAACCCGTGTACGTTCTGAGCGTACGGGCCGTAATCCGCAAACCGGTAAAACTATCACCATCCCTGAGTCCAAAGTTCCTGCATTCAAAGCAGGCAACAAACTTAAAGAAGCGGTTAAGTAA
- the yabQ gene encoding spore cortex biosynthesis protein YabQ: MITILLMFTAGLALGAMFDVFRILFERFRLPKWAMPIVDIVYWIVATILVFRLLLGSNEGQVRMFVFIGLCLGVLLYYPLFSKWTIRTVYFLIRTVHGLVRFLNKTIHILVIKPVKGLYRLVIIILGFLMAIAIFLYKIMIQLFYPFWKVLLWLTGPIWRRLKLPSWISSLWKNILHWFKK; the protein is encoded by the coding sequence ATGATCACCATACTCCTAATGTTCACGGCTGGACTTGCCCTCGGAGCCATGTTTGATGTTTTCCGCATTCTATTTGAACGATTCCGGCTCCCTAAATGGGCTATGCCCATAGTGGATATTGTGTACTGGATTGTGGCGACGATTCTGGTATTCCGGCTGCTTCTCGGAAGCAACGAAGGACAGGTGAGAATGTTCGTATTTATCGGACTCTGTCTGGGCGTTTTGCTGTACTACCCCTTGTTCAGTAAATGGACTATTCGCACTGTGTATTTTCTTATCCGTACGGTGCATGGGCTGGTTCGTTTTCTCAACAAGACTATCCATATTTTAGTGATCAAACCGGTCAAGGGGCTGTACCGGCTGGTTATTATTATTTTAGGATTTTTAATGGCGATAGCTATTTTCCTTTATAAAATTATGATACAATTGTTCTATCCTTTTTGGAAGGTGCTGCTCTGGCTGACAGGACCAATATGGAGAAGGCTAAAGCTTCCCAGTTGGATATCCTCCTTATGGAAGAACATTCTTCATTGGTTTAAGAAATAG
- a CDS encoding RNA-binding S4 domain-containing protein encodes MRLDKFLKVSRLIKRRTVAKDVSEQGRVWINGREAKPSSTVKAGDELAIQFGQKKVTVRVEMLADTTRKETAAEMYTVIKEEAIS; translated from the coding sequence ATGCGTCTTGATAAGTTCCTTAAGGTTTCCCGTCTAATTAAACGCCGAACCGTAGCGAAGGACGTTTCCGAGCAAGGCCGTGTATGGATTAATGGAAGGGAAGCCAAACCAAGTTCGACGGTCAAAGCCGGTGATGAACTGGCTATACAGTTCGGACAAAAGAAAGTGACGGTCCGCGTAGAGATGCTGGCCGATACGACACGCAAAGAGACAGCTGCCGAGATGTACACGGTCATCAAGGAAGAAGCCATCTCCTAG
- the yabP gene encoding sporulation protein YabP, with protein sequence MIEQVKQKRQEIKMLNRKLLEVSGVLNVESFDSEEFLLETECGFLMIKGQNLHIKNLSLEQGLVAIEGLVSELSYVDAHSQEKPKGFFGKLFR encoded by the coding sequence ATGATCGAACAAGTTAAGCAAAAACGCCAGGAAATTAAAATGTTAAATCGGAAGCTGCTCGAAGTATCAGGCGTTCTTAATGTAGAAAGCTTCGACAGCGAGGAATTCCTTCTAGAAACAGAATGCGGATTTCTTATGATCAAGGGTCAGAACCTGCATATTAAGAACTTAAGTCTCGAACAGGGATTAGTCGCCATTGAAGGGCTTGTTAGTGAGCTTTCCTATGTCGATGCACACTCCCAGGAAAAACCCAAGGGATTTTTTGGTAAGTTGTTCAGGTGA
- the spoVT gene encoding stage V sporulation protein T: MKATGIVRRIDDLGRVVIPKEIRRTLRIREGDPLEIFVDRDGEVILKKYSPIGELGDFAKEYAESLYESTNHISLISDRDSIIAVAGGSKKEYLDKAIGQLVETSMENRKSVLETASGQYEICKDTPETYSSFAIAPIVAGGDPIGAVILLSKDESVSMGEVETKMVETAAGFLAKQMEQ, translated from the coding sequence ATGAAAGCAACTGGAATTGTTCGACGCATAGACGATTTAGGCAGAGTGGTGATCCCCAAAGAAATCAGGCGTACACTTCGCATTCGCGAGGGAGACCCCCTTGAGATATTCGTTGACCGTGACGGGGAAGTGATCTTGAAAAAATACTCCCCCATCGGAGAACTGGGAGATTTTGCGAAAGAGTATGCGGAATCGTTGTATGAAAGTACTAACCACATTTCCCTGATATCGGACCGTGACAGCATCATAGCTGTGGCAGGCGGGTCTAAGAAGGAATATTTGGATAAGGCAATCGGCCAATTGGTCGAAACCAGCATGGAGAACCGCAAATCAGTCCTGGAAACTGCTTCGGGACAATATGAGATTTGCAAGGATACCCCTGAAACGTATAGTTCGTTTGCCATCGCACCCATCGTGGCAGGAGGCGACCCTATCGGAGCTGTTATCCTGCTTAGTAAAGATGAATCCGTCAGCATGGGTGAAGTGGAAACTAAAATGGTGGAAACTGCTGCAGGTTTTCTGGCCAAACAAATGGAACAGTAA